The DNA window AACGTCGAGACGAGCGTCCCGCCGTTCGTGTAGCCGACCGCAACGTCCGGCTTGCCGTCGCCGGTCAGGTCGCCGATCGCCAGGTCGTACGGGAAGCTGAGAGTCGGAAACGACGACGCGCTCCCGAAGCCGCCGTTCCCGCAGTTCAGGAAGACGCTCACGGAATCGGCGCCGTTGCCGGCGACCGCGAGGTCGGGCTGGCCATCGCCGTTCACGTCGGCGGCGGCGACCGCCACCGGGGTACCGGCGGTGTTGTAGTAGCTGGCCGCGCCGAAGTTGCCGGTGCCGTCGCCCATCAGCAGGGCCAGCGACGCGGCGTTGGAAAGGGCGGCGGCGAGATCGGGCTTGCCATCGCCGTTCAAGTCGGCGATGGCGACGCTCTGAGGCCGCGAGTCGTAGTAGAGCGAATACGAGGTCATGGTCCCGAGTGCGCCGAGTCCATCACCGAGCAGTACCCCCAGCGAGCTGCTGAGCGTGCCGAAGTTGGCCACCGCGACGTCGAGCTTGCCGTCGTTGTTCAGATCTCCCAGCGCGACGGCATCGACGGCGCTTCCGACCGGGTAGTCGGCCCGCGCCGCGAAGGTGCCGTCACCGTTGCCGCGTAGCACCGACACGCTGCTGCTCTGGTAGTTGGCGGTGACGATGTCGGGCTTGCCGTCGTTGTCGAGGTCGCCGACCGCGAGCGATTCGGTGTAAGGCCCCGCCGTGTTGTAGGTCGGCGCCGAGAAGCCTCCCGTGCCGTCGCCGAGATAGACCGCGACCGAAAAGATGGTGGACACCGCCGCGTCGAGCTTGCCGTCTCCGTTCAGGTCGGAAACGGCGATCCCGGTGGCGTTGTTGGGCCCCGGCACGTCGACCCGCGGAGCGAATCCGCCGGCCCCATTGCCGAGGAAGACCGAGAGTGTGCCCGGGCTTCCCGAGTAGTTGACCACCAGCACGTCAGGTCTTCCGTCGTTGTTCAGATCGGCGATCGCCACGGCGTACGGACTGCTCCCCACGGCATAATCCGTCTTCGGGCCGAAGTTCCCCGCTCCATCGCCGAGCAGCACCGAAATCGTGCTGGCACCGGTGTTGACGCAGACCAGGTCCGGTCTGCCGTCACCGTTCAGGTCCCCGGTCGCCACCGCCCACGGCTGGTGGCCGGCCGCGAAATCGAGTCGTGCCCCGAGCAGCGTGGACTGGGCCGCGCACACTGCCGGAATTGAAACTGTGAGCAGCGCCAACGGCAGCCACCGGATCGGCGGGCGAGTCGAATGAGAGGCGCATGCCGGGCGCATGGATCCTCCGGAGCATTGGAGACCGGCGCGATGCAGGTCGATCTCCATACGTCCGGACGGCTGGCAACGAACGGGCCGCCCCGGGGATCCGTTCCAGGGCGGCCCATTCGATCGGGCGGTGGGCTACTCGATGACGGCTGCCCGCGCCGTCGCGACGCGCGCGCCCTGAGTCAGGCGCATCACATAGAGCCCGGCGGCGAGGCGCTGCCGGTCCGCGAGATCGATCGTGTGGTAGCCGGCGCCGAGTGTGCCGACCTCGCGCGCCGCCACCCGCCGCCCGCTCACGTCGTACAGCTCGAGTCGAGCCGGCTCGGCACTGGCCAGAGAGAACGCGACGGTCAGCCGATCGCCGCGGCCCGGATTGGGGGTGAGACCGGCGAGCGCGAAGCTCGCGGACGCTGCTGCGCCGCTCACGGCCGTGGTCCCGCCTGGCGTGAGCAAGGCATATCCGCTCTCGTTGCCGTTCACGTCCACCGCCGAGAGCTTGTAGTAGCCGCCGGCGGCGCCCGCGTCGACGTAGCCGGTGTCGCTCGACGTGGCGATGAGATTGCCCGAGCCGGGTGTGAACCCCGCCGAGGTTCCGCGATACAACCGGTAGTACCAAAGGTCAGGCTCGGTGTTGCCGCCCCAGTGAAGATGCGTCGCGCCGCCGGCGTAGGCGCCGAGGAACGGCGCGGGCGGGGCGGGCGGCAGATTGTCGACCGAGTAGCCGGAGTCCGCGGGCGAGTCGTAGTACACGGTCGGCGACGCGGTCTCGGCGCGCGCAAAGAACGTCGCGCGATGGAATCCCGAGGAGTTCGAATCGGCGAGGGTGGGCACCACCGCGACATAGGCCGAGTCGCCGGTCGCGTAGGTGATCGCCACCTGATCCCAGCCGTCTACCAGCGCGTGCGCCGGCGTCTGAGAAGTCGCGCGCGAAGCGAGCAGGCCGGGCGCCACCTGGCGGAACAGCTCGTAACGAACGATGGGCGTCGCCGAGCCGGAGTAGTCGAACGCGCTGGCCCGAAAACGCACGCGCACCTGTCGGCCCTGGTCGTTCTTCACGTCGCTGATGCCGGCGAGGCGCGGCGCCCCGGTCAAAACCACGCGCACGGATTGCGCGGCCGAAAGACTGCTCTGGTACAGATCAACGCCGGAGAAAGCCGCGCTGATCGCGCGGTCCCCCAGGTAGGGCGCGAACAGGGCGAGAGTCGCGACTCCGTTGTGTGGGTTCGCCCGGCCAAGCTGGGTCAGGCCATCGTAGAAAAGCACCGCTTGTTCGTTGACGGGGCCTGCGCCAGGAGGAACGGCCGTCACGTTCGCAGTGAGCGTCATGAGACCGCCGAGGACCACGGGAGTGGGCGAAACGCTCAGGGAGAGCCGCGTGCGAATCTTGCACGGCACGATCGCGACCTGACTGCTGCCCGGGCCGACGCTCGCAAGATCGAGACGCCCGTCGCCGTTCAGGTCGCCGAGGGCGATGCTGGTAGGGCCTTGCCCCACGGTGTAGGCGGTCTGTGGTCCGAAACCTCCTCTGCCATCGCCCAAGAGCACAGAGACCGAACCGTCGTCGTGGTTCGCGGCCAGAATATCCAGCCGTCCATCCTTGTTCACATCCGCGATGGCAACCGCGACAGGACCTGATCCCACCGCGTAGTCCACCTTTGGACTCAGCGAACCTGTACCCGTGTTGATCAGCACCGAAACCGTGTTCGCACCGAGGTTGCCCGTCACCACGTCGGGCCTGCCGTCCCCATCCAGATCACCGACTGCGATGGCGACCGGCGAGGCTCCGGCGGGAAAGTCAGTTTTCGCTCCGAACGCGCCGCTGCCCGTGCCAAGCAGCACCGAGACACTGCTGGACCAATTGTTTGCGGTCACCAGGTCGGGCACGCCGTCGCCATTCAGATCGCCGATCGCGACCGCCTGCGAGTACAGCCCGGTCGGGAAGTCAGTCTTGGCGCCGAACGAGCCTGTGCCGGTTCCAAGCAGCACCGAGGCTACGGCGCCGTTGACCGTGACCATGTCCAGGTGGCCATCGTTGTTCAGATCGGCGGCGGCGATGTCATACGGGGCGCTTGCGACGGCGAAGTTGGTCGGTGGCCCAAGTCCGCCGGTGCCATTGCCGAGAAGGACAGTGGCGCCCGCAGCGGTGATCGTCGCCAGGTCGAGCCTCCCATCCCCGTTGAAGTCCCCGATCGCCAAACCTTGCGCGCCAGCTCCGGTCGGGTAGTCGTTCCGAGGTCCGAAGGCCGCGCCACCCAGTCCTCCCAACACCGATATCGAGCTTGAATTGAAGTTCGCGACCAGCATGTCGAGGATGCCATCTCCGTTCAGGTCTGCAAATTTCATGCTGAACGGCTGGCTGCCAGCGGTGTAATAGGTCGGAACCGGCAAGAACTCATAAGCGAATCCCAAGAGCTCCGAAATCGAGTTACCATTGAAGTTGGCCGTCAACAGATCGCGCACGCCATCTCCGTTCACGTCACCCGCTGCGACGGCCACCGGATAGGCGCCGACGGCGAAGCTCGCGGGCAAGAAGAATGAACCGGTGCCATTGTTTCTCAGCACATACACCGAATTGGTCGCCGTGCTGCTGGTCGCGATATCGGGATAGCCGTCGCCGTCGAGATCGGCGATGCACAGCGACTGCGGGTTGGCGGCGACGGCGTAGTCGACATGGGCATTGAATCCGGCGCCGTTGTTCTTGAGCACTGACACTGAGCTGGCGCTGAACGAACAGGTCACGATGTCGAGTCGGCCGTCGGCATTCACATCCCCGAGTGCGACGCTGAACGGCGCGCCGCCGGTCGCGAGCGAGGTGAACGGCGCCAGCGTTCCGTCGCCGTTACCCGTGAACACGCTGACGGAACTGGCGTTGCTGTTCGCCACCACCACATCGGGTTTGCCGTCGCCGTTCAAGTCGCCCGCCGCGACCGATACGGGGAACGATGAAGCACCGCAGGCATAGTCCACGCGTGGAGCGAACGTGCCGTTGCCGCGCCCGATGAACACCGAGATGTTCTGTCCGCCGTTGTTCGCCACCACCAGATCCGGGTGGCCGTCCATGTTCAGGTCGGCAATCGCCACCGAGTAGGGTGTCGAGGGGGTCGAATAGAGCGTTCGTGGAGTGAACCCACCGCCTCCATCGCCCAGGAGCACCGAGATCGTATTGTCGGTGGCGTTGGTGGCGACCGCGTCGGGCTTGCCGTCTCCGTTGAGATCGCCGACCAGGAGGCCGTAGGTGCCGTTACCGGAGAGATTGTTCGTCTGCGCTCCGAAATTGCCAGCGCCATCCCCGAGCCTCGCGATGACCAGGCCAGACGAATTCGAAGTGTAGATCAGATCGGCGGCCCCATCGCCGTTCAGATCGGTCACGACCACCGCGGAGGGGTTGATGCTGACGGAATAGTCCGTGCGAACGCCGAGGGCGAAGGCGCCCGCCGATCGGGGCGCGACGAGAGTGATCAACAGCACGGCGAAAGTCGGCGTCAGCGGGAGAACAGGGGCAAACTTCCAGGCGGAGTGACGTTCGACCTGCGGCATGGTGACTCCTGGGCAACTACGTGGCTGGGGTACTGGGCGCGGCTCCGCTTACGTCATTCCACGACGGCTGCGCGCACCGTCGCGACGCGCGCGCCCTGAGTCAGGCGCATCACATAGAGCCCGGCGGCGAGGCGATGGCCTTGTGCGAGACCGATCACGTGGTAGCCGGCGCCGAGTGTGCCGACGTCGCGCGCTGAAACTCGCCGCCCGCTCACGTCGTACAGCTCGAGCCGAGCCGGCTCGGCACTGGCCAGAGAGAACGCGACCGTCAGCCGATCGCCGCGGCCCGGATTGGGCATGAGCCCGGCGAGCGCGAAGCTGGCTGAGACGGCGCCTCCCACCGCGGTGGTCCCCGCGGGCGTGAGCAGCGCGAAGCCGCTCTCGTTGCCGTTCACGTCCACTGCCGAGAGCTTGTAGTAGCCGCCGGCGGCGCCCGCGTCGACGTAGCCGGTGTCGCTGCGCGTGGCGATCAGATTGCCGGGCGAAGGCGTGAAGCCGGCAGAAGCGCCACGATACAC is part of the Candidatus Sulfotelmatobacter sp. genome and encodes:
- a CDS encoding FG-GAP-like repeat-containing protein, with amino-acid sequence MPQVERHSAWKFAPVLPLTPTFAVLLITLVAPRSAGAFALGVRTDYSVSINPSAVVVTDLNGDGAADLIYTSNSSGLVIARLGDGAGNFGAQTNNLSGNGTYGLLVGDLNGDGKPDAVATNATDNTISVLLGDGGGGFTPRTLYSTPSTPYSVAIADLNMDGHPDLVVANNGGQNISVFIGRGNGTFAPRVDYACGASSFPVSVAAGDLNGDGKPDVVVANSNASSVSVFTGNGDGTLAPFTSLATGGAPFSVALGDVNADGRLDIVTCSFSASSVSVLKNNGAGFNAHVDYAVAANPQSLCIADLDGDGYPDIATSSTATNSVYVLRNNGTGSFFLPASFAVGAYPVAVAAGDVNGDGVRDLLTANFNGNSISELLGFAYEFLPVPTYYTAGSQPFSMKFADLNGDGILDMLVANFNSSSISVLGGLGGAAFGPRNDYPTGAGAQGLAIGDFNGDGRLDLATITAAGATVLLGNGTGGLGPPTNFAVASAPYDIAAADLNNDGHLDMVTVNGAVASVLLGTGTGSFGAKTDFPTGLYSQAVAIGDLNGDGVPDLVTANNWSSSVSVLLGTGSGAFGAKTDFPAGASPVAIAVGDLDGDGRPDVVTGNLGANTVSVLINTGTGSLSPKVDYAVGSGPVAVAIADVNKDGRLDILAANHDDGSVSVLLGDGRGGFGPQTAYTVGQGPTSIALGDLNGDGRLDLASVGPGSSQVAIVPCKIRTRLSLSVSPTPVVLGGLMTLTANVTAVPPGAGPVNEQAVLFYDGLTQLGRANPHNGVATLALFAPYLGDRAISAAFSGVDLYQSSLSAAQSVRVVLTGAPRLAGISDVKNDQGRQVRVRFRASAFDYSGSATPIVRYELFRQVAPGLLASRATSQTPAHALVDGWDQVAITYATGDSAYVAVVPTLADSNSSGFHRATFFARAETASPTVYYDSPADSGYSVDNLPPAPPAPFLGAYAGGATHLHWGGNTEPDLWYYRLYRGTSAGFTPGSGNLIATSSDTGYVDAGAAGGYYKLSAVDVNGNESGYALLTPGGTTAVSGAAASASFALAGLTPNPGRGDRLTVAFSLASAEPARLELYDVSGRRVAAREVGTLGAGYHTIDLADRQRLAAGLYVMRLTQGARVATARAAVIE
- a CDS encoding T9SS type A sorting domain-containing protein, translating into VYRGASAGFTPSPGNLIATRSDTGYVDAGAAGGYYKLSAVDVNGNESGFALLTPAGTTAVGGAVSASFALAGLMPNPGRGDRLTVAFSLASAEPARLELYDVSGRRVSARDVGTLGAGYHVIGLAQGHRLAAGLYVMRLTQGARVATVRAAVVE